A genomic window from Candidatus Pelagisphaera phototrophica includes:
- a CDS encoding ThuA domain-containing protein translates to MKITNLTLIAFLSTLIVGYSKPSEDSPVNALLITGGCCHDYDFQKQALTTGIAQHAPIEWTIVQEGGESRDFQSKLFNNPDWAREYDVVVHNECFAQTKDPAYISKIVDAHRQGVSAVVIHCAMHTYRDAEVDNWREFLGVTTRRHDHQSRYPVTVTAPNHPIMEDFPTDWVSPMDELYIIEKLWPNAKALATGTSEETKDTHPVFWTNEYGKARVFGTTFGHTNDTIADPQFQEIVSRGLLWSAGRL, encoded by the coding sequence ATGAAAATTACAAACCTTACACTTATCGCTTTCCTTTCCACTCTGATCGTAGGCTACTCAAAGCCAAGTGAAGACTCCCCCGTAAACGCGCTTCTTATTACCGGAGGATGCTGCCACGACTACGACTTCCAAAAGCAAGCCCTCACCACGGGCATCGCACAGCACGCGCCTATAGAGTGGACAATCGTCCAGGAAGGAGGAGAGTCCAGGGACTTTCAGTCCAAACTGTTCAACAATCCCGATTGGGCCAGGGAGTACGATGTGGTCGTCCACAATGAATGCTTCGCCCAAACGAAGGACCCTGCGTACATTTCGAAAATTGTGGACGCCCATCGGCAAGGTGTCTCTGCCGTCGTGATACACTGCGCGATGCATACCTACCGTGACGCCGAAGTGGATAACTGGCGTGAGTTCCTCGGAGTGACCACTCGAAGACATGACCACCAGAGCCGTTATCCCGTGACGGTTACCGCCCCAAATCACCCCATCATGGAAGACTTTCCAACTGACTGGGTTTCTCCCATGGACGAGCTCTACATCATCGAGAAGCTATGGCCCAACGCCAAAGCGCTCGCCACCGGGACCAGCGAAGAGACTAAGGATACCCATCCTGTATTTTGGACCAATGAATATGGAAAGGCCCGCGTATTCGGAACCACGTTCGGTCATACGAACGACACGATCGCCGATCCCCAATTTCAGGAAATCGTCAGTCGCGGTTTACTCTGGTCTGCAGGTCGGCTATAA
- a CDS encoding sulfatase — MKNPKRSLKIAIILAIACIYSAILSVAGKPNVLFIAIDDLNDWVGCLDGHPNTKTPNIDRLAKQGVLFENAHCQAPICGPSRASIFTGLYPSSTGIYLQIKDKDLKSSHPLAEKCTLIPDYFENHGYKTMAVGKLYHGGDAASTFDEYGGRFEWFGPKPEKRFKFDPDWYDHKIGSTQTDWGAYPDNDEEMTDYKVAKWAVEKLGQSHEKPFFLAVGFLRPHVPWYAPPKWFDHHPLDTIELPPYKKNDYDDIPIGGQQVADVSMMPTTEELIKNGEWKKAVQAYLTCITWVDYQVGKVLDALDTSPHADNTLIVLWSDHGYHLGEKNRFAKQAIWERDTRVPLIFAGLGIEPNRRSSRPVGLIDMYPTLVELCGLPENEMNEGTSLVTLLEDVESPKETPAITAYGPFNYSIRSDRYRYIRYEDGSEELYDMKKDPKEWTNLSHKESLQSIIAAHKKHIPTKPARLAPGSSYDINEYFISRQKDWLELE, encoded by the coding sequence ATGAAAAATCCAAAAAGATCTCTTAAAATCGCCATCATTTTAGCGATTGCCTGCATCTACTCCGCGATCCTTTCTGTAGCCGGAAAACCAAACGTACTTTTCATCGCTATTGATGATCTGAACGACTGGGTCGGCTGCCTCGACGGCCACCCTAACACCAAGACCCCAAACATTGACCGCCTCGCGAAGCAAGGCGTGCTTTTTGAAAATGCCCATTGCCAGGCCCCTATCTGCGGCCCTAGCCGCGCTTCGATCTTCACAGGTCTCTACCCATCGTCTACCGGCATTTATCTGCAGATAAAAGACAAGGATCTAAAATCGAGCCACCCTCTTGCGGAAAAATGCACTCTGATTCCTGATTATTTTGAGAATCACGGATACAAAACCATGGCGGTAGGCAAACTCTACCATGGGGGTGACGCCGCCAGTACTTTCGACGAATATGGGGGACGCTTCGAGTGGTTCGGGCCAAAACCCGAAAAACGATTCAAGTTCGACCCAGACTGGTATGACCACAAAATTGGCAGTACCCAAACCGACTGGGGGGCTTACCCCGATAACGACGAGGAAATGACCGACTACAAGGTCGCTAAATGGGCAGTTGAAAAGCTCGGGCAGTCTCACGAAAAACCCTTCTTCCTCGCGGTGGGTTTTCTACGCCCGCACGTACCGTGGTACGCGCCTCCTAAATGGTTTGATCACCATCCACTGGATACCATTGAATTACCGCCTTACAAGAAAAACGACTACGATGATATTCCCATAGGGGGCCAACAAGTGGCAGATGTTTCCATGATGCCTACGACTGAGGAACTGATTAAAAATGGCGAATGGAAGAAAGCTGTACAGGCATATCTTACCTGTATCACCTGGGTAGACTACCAAGTCGGGAAGGTTCTCGATGCTCTCGACACCAGCCCTCACGCCGACAACACCCTCATCGTGCTATGGTCAGACCATGGCTACCATTTAGGTGAGAAAAACCGATTCGCCAAGCAAGCTATCTGGGAGCGAGACACAAGGGTACCACTCATTTTCGCAGGACTGGGAATTGAACCGAATCGCAGATCCAGTAGACCGGTTGGACTCATTGACATGTACCCCACCCTGGTCGAGTTGTGCGGACTGCCAGAGAATGAGATGAACGAAGGCACCAGCCTCGTTACGCTGCTCGAGGACGTAGAATCCCCAAAGGAGACACCTGCCATCACCGCATACGGCCCCTTCAACTACTCGATCAGGTCAGACCGGTATCGATACATTCGCTACGAGGATGGATCCGAAGAGCTTTACGACATGAAAAAGGACCCCAAAGAATGGACTAACCTTTCCCACAAAGAAAGCCTTCAATCAATCATAGCAGCTCATAAAAAGCACATCCCCACAAAGCCGGCCCGACTGGCTCCCGGTTCCTCCTACGACATCAATGAATACTTCATAAGCCGACAAAAAGACTGGCTTGAACTAGAATAA
- a CDS encoding alkaline phosphatase D family protein, giving the protein MKIYCIPLFASLIIGVASFGQTSTGPFMANGIKIGEVDQDSATVWMRLTKDQTYRLDGETWEKDDEAVPAGKTLGDMQYSAIGATGEVRISYWPNSNRSKRITLDWVPVTAKRNYSVAVKVEGLSPWTRYNLKVEGRGLGETRPSVEVMGGVRTAPDRDKAEKVSFALVTCHDFPRRDDLVNGHYIYPAILDTVQPDFLVNAGDIEYYDKPGPWAKTEELAYYKWDRLFGLPNFREFYRQVPAYFMKDDHDLLKNDCGPGDTYGELTWDRGIEIFNEIFPMGEKPYRTVRWGKDLQVWMMEGRDYRSRNETPDGPNKTIWGEVQKAWFYKTFSESDAAFRILINPNPIVGPDRVKKKDNHSNKNFTHEGDEIRSFMGKQKNAFILNGDRHWQYVSVDRETGAREYSCGAGSDMHAGGFKQELRTDEHRFLRIKGGFLSVSVDRDNGKPRIVLRHHDVHGEIVNEDLFWGE; this is encoded by the coding sequence ATGAAAATTTACTGTATTCCCCTTTTCGCAAGTCTCATCATCGGAGTCGCTTCGTTCGGTCAGACATCTACGGGCCCTTTCATGGCTAATGGAATCAAGATTGGAGAGGTGGATCAGGACTCAGCAACTGTCTGGATGCGCTTAACGAAGGACCAAACCTATCGACTGGATGGGGAAACCTGGGAAAAGGATGACGAAGCCGTCCCGGCGGGAAAGACGTTGGGCGATATGCAATACAGTGCTATTGGAGCAACGGGAGAGGTTCGCATTTCCTATTGGCCCAACAGTAATCGATCTAAGCGGATAACGCTGGACTGGGTGCCTGTGACTGCAAAGCGAAACTACAGCGTTGCCGTAAAGGTAGAAGGGCTCTCGCCCTGGACGCGATACAACCTTAAGGTAGAGGGCCGAGGATTGGGAGAAACGCGTCCTAGCGTGGAGGTGATGGGGGGGGTTAGGACTGCTCCCGATCGGGACAAGGCGGAAAAGGTAAGCTTTGCGTTGGTGACCTGCCATGACTTCCCGAGGAGGGATGACCTTGTGAACGGGCACTATATTTATCCTGCAATCTTGGATACGGTACAGCCGGATTTTCTTGTCAATGCGGGAGACATAGAGTATTACGACAAGCCTGGGCCATGGGCGAAGACGGAGGAGCTCGCCTACTACAAGTGGGATCGTCTGTTTGGTCTGCCAAACTTTCGAGAATTCTATCGTCAGGTTCCGGCGTACTTCATGAAAGACGATCACGATTTGCTCAAGAATGACTGTGGACCCGGAGATACCTATGGCGAGCTGACTTGGGATCGGGGAATTGAAATTTTTAACGAGATCTTCCCGATGGGGGAAAAGCCCTACCGGACCGTTCGATGGGGCAAGGATCTGCAAGTTTGGATGATGGAAGGGCGGGACTACCGGAGCCGAAACGAAACTCCGGATGGCCCAAACAAAACTATTTGGGGCGAAGTTCAGAAAGCATGGTTCTACAAAACCTTTTCCGAGTCTGATGCGGCTTTCCGAATCCTGATTAATCCAAACCCCATAGTCGGGCCGGATCGGGTGAAGAAAAAGGACAACCATTCCAACAAGAACTTCACTCACGAAGGCGATGAGATCCGGTCCTTTATGGGGAAGCAGAAGAACGCGTTCATCCTCAACGGGGACCGCCACTGGCAATATGTGTCCGTAGATCGTGAAACGGGTGCGCGAGAGTATTCTTGCGGGGCGGGGTCAGACATGCACGCGGGCGGATTCAAGCAAGAGCTTCGGACCGACGAGCATCGGTTTCTGCGAATTAAGGGAGGGTTTCTCAGCGTGAGTGTGGATCGTGACAATGGTAAGCCCCGAATCGTATTACGGCACCATGACGTGCATGGTGAAATTGTGAATGAAGACCTTTTTTGGGGTGAGTAG
- a CDS encoding PilW family protein, with protein MTFSRKAAQKSALHPKAGVTLTELLIGMTISAVVLGGAIPLFLMGSTTAANGMGRLLINRDIRNFTNEMIENARYADYFKTYTSFSDRTEQNDGGSGDFLILVHRDVSDPDKIGRVIGYYRYTLSEEAEGPVLMFDNKYSPSTSTDLGTLLPGADTKGTHGEIIELSKGLSDGKLFYNFYDRSVVVRGEIIHIGAVGEQVTNTYNFTVSPRG; from the coding sequence ATGACTTTCTCACGTAAAGCTGCACAAAAGAGCGCACTCCATCCAAAGGCCGGAGTTACACTCACCGAGTTGTTGATTGGAATGACGATCTCGGCCGTCGTACTTGGAGGAGCCATTCCCCTTTTCCTAATGGGATCAACCACTGCGGCAAACGGCATGGGAAGGCTCCTCATCAATCGCGATATTCGCAACTTCACCAACGAGATGATCGAGAACGCTCGGTACGCTGACTATTTCAAAACATATACTTCCTTCTCTGACAGAACAGAACAAAACGACGGAGGTTCCGGCGATTTCCTCATTCTGGTCCACAGAGATGTGAGCGATCCCGACAAGATAGGTCGAGTCATCGGATACTACCGCTACACGCTTTCTGAGGAAGCGGAGGGGCCAGTGCTCATGTTCGACAACAAATACAGTCCCAGCACCTCAACCGACCTCGGTACCCTGCTTCCTGGAGCAGACACAAAAGGAACCCATGGAGAAATCATCGAACTGTCGAAAGGTCTCAGTGATGGAAAACTATTCTACAACTTCTATGATCGAAGCGTCGTCGTCCGGGGAGAGATTATTCACATTGGAGCAGTAGGCGAGCAAGTAACTAACACCTACAACTTCACCGTCTCGCCAAGGGGTTAG
- a CDS encoding type IV pilus modification PilV family protein: MANRQRTYRSKIFFNKSGVTLVEIMVAMVILGFSGLALLTGLMQSRRYTELAIHENTALTIGQGYIEQIKNMEFASLDEAVLTTLFHEGVADTLSVSPLSTDPTDGNAGTDIKNSKRIDIKNTPDDTTDDLSFDVYVYIENITNAANKVGEARRILLRYEYSFSDSYRTVNNSNTLYAIRSDVPTF; the protein is encoded by the coding sequence ATGGCTAACCGGCAACGAACCTACCGCTCCAAAATCTTTTTCAATAAATCCGGCGTTACCTTGGTTGAAATCATGGTGGCGATGGTTATTCTTGGCTTTTCCGGACTTGCTCTCCTGACCGGGCTCATGCAGTCACGGCGCTACACAGAGTTGGCGATACACGAGAACACTGCATTAACGATCGGCCAGGGCTACATCGAACAAATTAAGAACATGGAGTTCGCCTCCCTAGACGAAGCCGTTCTTACCACGTTGTTCCACGAAGGAGTCGCTGACACCTTGTCAGTATCTCCATTATCTACCGACCCCACCGATGGAAATGCGGGAACCGATATTAAAAACAGTAAGCGGATTGATATTAAAAATACTCCTGACGATACCACCGATGACTTGAGTTTCGATGTCTATGTTTACATCGAAAATATCACGAATGCGGCAAACAAAGTCGGAGAAGCCCGACGGATTCTACTTAGATACGAATACTCATTCAGCGACAGCTATCGGACAGTAAACAACTCTAACACACTTTACGCAATCCGTTCCGATGTTCCAACCTTTTAG
- a CDS encoding DUF1501 domain-containing protein, which translates to MNPIDEYVSFETRRQFLGKAAKGLGIAALASIVGPGLRGSASRSPGFGPGTLGMTHFPAKAKRGIYLFMSGAPSQLDMYDYKPEMQSMFDKDLPDSVRRGQRLTTMTSGQARFPIAPSIFDFEQVGKSGAWISELLPYTKKIVDDIAIVKSIWTEAINHDPAITYIQTGNQIPGRPSLGAWLSYGLGSLNENLPTFVVLNSTWTGRKEAQALFSRLWGAGPLPSEHQGVSLRSKGDPVLYLTDPNGISRETRRDMLDGVNEINEDLYHEFGDPETHARISQYEMAFRMQSSVPDLTDLSDEPDYIFDLYGPDAKVPGTFAYNCLMARRLAEKGVRFSQIFHRGWDQHGVLPKDLPNQCKDVDQASYALITDLKQRGMLDDTLVIWGGEFGRTLYCQGTLTESNYGRDHHPKCYTKWIAGAGVKGGTVYGETDDFGYNIVKDPVHIRDLNATILNRFGVDHQQLSFKHQGLDLRLTGVEYARVVNQILA; encoded by the coding sequence ATGAACCCAATCGACGAATACGTATCCTTTGAAACCCGTCGGCAATTCCTCGGTAAGGCTGCCAAAGGTCTTGGCATCGCCGCGTTGGCTTCCATTGTTGGACCTGGTCTGAGAGGCAGCGCCAGTCGATCCCCAGGCTTTGGGCCTGGCACACTGGGCATGACCCATTTCCCAGCGAAAGCCAAGCGCGGTATCTATCTTTTCATGTCCGGCGCCCCTTCCCAGCTAGACATGTACGATTACAAGCCGGAGATGCAGTCCATGTTCGACAAAGATCTGCCCGATTCGGTCCGTCGCGGTCAACGCCTTACTACAATGACGTCGGGACAGGCGAGGTTCCCTATCGCTCCAAGTATATTCGACTTTGAACAGGTTGGAAAATCAGGGGCCTGGATCAGTGAGCTTCTCCCCTATACCAAAAAGATCGTCGACGATATCGCTATTGTTAAGTCAATATGGACCGAGGCGATCAACCACGATCCAGCCATCACCTATATTCAGACAGGCAACCAAATACCTGGCCGACCCAGCCTAGGAGCATGGTTAAGCTACGGTTTGGGTAGCTTGAATGAAAATCTGCCCACCTTTGTAGTGTTGAATTCCACATGGACCGGGCGCAAAGAAGCACAGGCGCTCTTTTCCCGCTTGTGGGGTGCCGGACCTCTTCCCTCAGAGCACCAAGGGGTGAGCCTGCGGTCCAAGGGTGACCCGGTCCTGTATTTGACTGACCCAAATGGGATCAGCCGAGAGACCCGGCGTGACATGCTCGACGGTGTCAATGAGATCAACGAGGACTTGTATCATGAGTTTGGAGATCCTGAAACACATGCTCGCATTTCCCAGTATGAGATGGCGTTTCGCATGCAAAGCAGCGTCCCGGACCTCACCGATCTTTCCGACGAACCTGACTATATTTTCGACTTGTACGGCCCTGACGCAAAAGTTCCGGGTACGTTCGCCTACAATTGTCTCATGGCACGCCGACTCGCCGAGAAAGGCGTGCGTTTCTCGCAAATATTTCACCGCGGATGGGACCAGCACGGAGTGCTTCCGAAAGACTTACCAAACCAGTGCAAAGACGTCGACCAAGCAAGCTATGCGTTGATCACTGACCTAAAACAACGCGGAATGCTGGATGACACCCTCGTTATCTGGGGGGGCGAGTTCGGCAGAACCCTTTACTGCCAAGGCACGCTCACTGAATCAAACTACGGCAGAGACCACCACCCCAAATGCTACACAAAGTGGATTGCGGGCGCTGGTGTAAAAGGCGGCACTGTTTATGGAGAAACGGACGATTTTGGATACAATATCGTCAAAGACCCAGTTCATATTCGTGACCTCAATGCTACCATTTTAAATCGTTTTGGAGTCGACCATCAGCAGCTTTCATTCAAGCACCAAGGTCTGGACTTAAGACTGACCGGTGTCGAATACGCTAGAGTCGTAAATCAGATTCTTGCTTAA
- a CDS encoding PSD1 and planctomycete cytochrome C domain-containing protein: MNRRNHPFLVRSLAYIAVVQFLAANTGAKTVSFNKDIRPILSENCYACHGPDAESREADLRLDIEAHAFQSHGKYDPAIVRGNPYESPLYQRITTSDEDDKMPPPDSHKILKESEIELVAKWIEEGAKWEGHWAFGQPEKPEVPNAPWGNNEIDAFLHEAMLNKGLEPNDKADRPTLARRLSLDLTGLPPSPELVEEFVKDASPNAYERLVDRLLKSNTYGEHQARIWLDAARYADTHGLHLDNYREIWPYRDWVVKAFNDNKPFDQFTVEQIAGDLLPKPTLDQRLATGFNRCNPTTSEGGAIDEEYRAIYAKDRVETTATVFMGLTMGCASCHDHKFDPITMTDFYRFSAFFNNFDGPIMDGNAYDTRPVVTIPKPEHTNDWIQVSNEREALSEAVKKLKENKGATLTAWKKDEGREYKTFTPDFKPSFELLLKIDNEETETKPKKPSHPTLDISMGEQIDLVRQGFEFNPDRPFTISCNLKLPVEEGEKQGRIPVVRQFDGNRGWRLAVANSNPSFPNRYQITFELIHSLKDSKMISATTKAERLNPREFSNTIIHVTYDGSGSVAGLSIRTGSRQPFDYSKVIDNLSGSAAVEAPLQIGNFSTGLIDPGLAAKSYKTGYYDKSSDGPKTGSINSLKVFDRPIYPFQSGSGATVKRIKELLNTPEERHRSRDKNQIEEYYFTNFVPEYRELKYKQAINEMDYNHIYDQATVSLVMEEKDSPPTARILERGEYDKLGKEVFADVPESLGGLPPDATKNRLGLANWLVDPRNPLTARVTVNRFWQNFFGTGIVATSEDFGIMGENPTHPELLDWLAIRFREESWDVKSFFKTLVMSAAYQQESTITPEELAIDRENRYLARGPRYRLDGEVLRDKVLFVSGSLNSAVGGPPVKPYQPEGIWNAVAYSDSNTAHFFQDSGEALYRRSLYTFWKRTAPPPNMVVFDVPSRENCNVRRERTNTPLQALTLMNDPQFVEAARQLAERVLTHHDGSVGERISQMYAYAFGNMPADKHKEILERSYRKFHSSFIEGRSDAQAFIQVGDSTPRSDHHLIELASYTMVANQIMNLDSFITKY, encoded by the coding sequence ATGAATCGTAGAAACCACCCGTTCTTAGTTAGATCCCTTGCCTACATAGCCGTAGTTCAGTTCCTTGCCGCAAACACCGGAGCCAAAACCGTCAGTTTCAACAAGGACATTCGTCCTATTCTTTCTGAAAACTGCTACGCTTGCCATGGACCCGACGCGGAATCGCGCGAGGCTGATCTTAGACTTGACATCGAAGCCCACGCTTTCCAATCGCATGGCAAGTACGATCCAGCGATTGTGCGCGGAAATCCATACGAGAGCCCCCTCTATCAGCGCATTACCACCTCAGACGAGGATGATAAAATGCCGCCACCAGATTCACACAAGATTCTAAAAGAATCGGAGATAGAGCTCGTCGCTAAATGGATCGAGGAAGGGGCCAAATGGGAGGGACACTGGGCTTTCGGCCAGCCCGAAAAGCCAGAAGTACCCAATGCGCCTTGGGGCAACAACGAGATCGACGCTTTTCTACATGAAGCCATGTTAAACAAGGGCCTTGAACCTAACGATAAAGCAGATCGACCCACCCTAGCTCGACGTTTGTCCCTCGATTTAACAGGTCTTCCCCCAAGCCCTGAACTGGTTGAGGAATTCGTGAAAGATGCTTCACCCAACGCCTACGAGCGACTCGTGGACAGGTTGCTAAAAAGCAATACCTACGGTGAGCACCAAGCTCGTATCTGGCTCGATGCGGCTCGCTACGCAGACACGCACGGACTCCATTTGGACAACTATCGCGAAATATGGCCCTATCGCGACTGGGTCGTAAAAGCATTCAACGACAACAAGCCTTTCGACCAGTTCACTGTCGAGCAAATCGCGGGCGATTTGCTGCCGAAACCCACCCTCGATCAGCGGCTTGCTACTGGCTTTAATCGATGCAACCCCACCACCAGCGAAGGCGGAGCCATCGACGAAGAATACCGGGCGATCTACGCAAAGGACCGCGTGGAGACCACAGCTACTGTTTTCATGGGATTGACCATGGGATGCGCCTCTTGCCATGACCACAAATTTGATCCGATCACCATGACGGATTTTTACCGTTTCTCCGCCTTCTTTAACAATTTTGACGGGCCCATTATGGACGGAAATGCCTATGATACGAGACCCGTTGTGACAATTCCAAAACCAGAACACACCAATGATTGGATACAAGTTTCTAATGAGCGGGAAGCATTGAGCGAAGCAGTAAAAAAGCTCAAGGAAAACAAAGGAGCTACCTTAACCGCATGGAAAAAGGACGAGGGTCGCGAGTACAAAACGTTCACGCCTGACTTCAAACCTTCATTCGAGCTGCTACTCAAAATCGATAATGAAGAGACTGAAACCAAACCGAAGAAGCCATCCCACCCGACATTGGATATTTCGATGGGCGAGCAAATCGATCTGGTGCGACAGGGATTCGAATTTAACCCCGATAGACCGTTCACCATTTCCTGCAATTTGAAACTGCCTGTGGAGGAGGGAGAGAAACAGGGCCGCATACCTGTAGTGAGGCAATTTGATGGCAACCGAGGCTGGCGGCTTGCAGTGGCAAACTCCAACCCCTCATTTCCCAATCGCTATCAGATTACGTTTGAGTTGATTCACTCCCTCAAGGACAGCAAAATGATTTCGGCCACTACCAAGGCAGAACGCCTCAATCCAAGGGAGTTTAGCAACACCATCATACATGTCACCTATGATGGATCAGGCTCGGTAGCGGGACTCTCTATACGTACCGGATCTCGCCAGCCGTTCGACTACAGCAAGGTGATCGACAATCTTTCGGGAAGTGCCGCAGTGGAAGCTCCACTACAAATCGGAAACTTCTCAACAGGACTGATCGACCCGGGACTCGCTGCCAAGAGCTATAAAACTGGCTATTACGACAAAAGCAGTGACGGTCCAAAGACCGGCAGTATCAATTCCCTTAAAGTCTTCGACCGTCCAATATATCCCTTCCAATCTGGCAGTGGGGCTACCGTGAAAAGGATCAAAGAACTCTTGAATACTCCCGAGGAACGTCACCGGAGCAGAGATAAAAATCAGATAGAAGAATATTACTTTACCAATTTCGTTCCCGAATATCGGGAGCTCAAGTACAAGCAGGCGATCAATGAAATGGACTACAACCATATCTACGATCAGGCAACGGTCTCGCTTGTCATGGAAGAAAAGGACTCGCCTCCCACCGCCAGGATACTGGAAAGAGGCGAGTATGACAAACTAGGGAAAGAGGTTTTCGCGGATGTACCCGAATCTCTCGGCGGACTTCCCCCAGATGCGACAAAAAACCGGCTGGGTCTCGCCAACTGGCTCGTTGATCCGCGAAATCCGCTTACCGCTAGAGTAACCGTCAACCGCTTTTGGCAGAACTTCTTCGGTACGGGTATTGTCGCTACATCGGAAGACTTTGGGATTATGGGAGAAAATCCGACTCACCCGGAACTCCTGGATTGGCTGGCCATTCGCTTTCGGGAAGAAAGCTGGGATGTGAAGTCCTTTTTCAAAACTTTGGTAATGAGCGCCGCCTACCAGCAGGAGTCAACGATCACACCTGAGGAACTAGCGATTGATCGCGAAAATAGGTACCTTGCGAGAGGACCGAGGTATCGGCTGGATGGAGAAGTTTTACGTGACAAGGTTCTATTTGTGAGCGGAAGCCTCAATTCTGCCGTAGGAGGTCCACCTGTTAAGCCCTACCAGCCTGAGGGCATTTGGAATGCAGTGGCCTATTCCGATAGCAACACCGCCCATTTCTTTCAGGATTCGGGAGAGGCCTTGTATCGAAGAAGCTTGTACACTTTCTGGAAACGTACCGCACCACCTCCCAATATGGTCGTGTTCGACGTACCTTCCCGAGAAAACTGTAATGTTAGGCGAGAGAGAACTAACACACCTTTGCAAGCACTCACCCTCATGAACGATCCTCAGTTCGTTGAAGCCGCCCGACAATTGGCGGAACGCGTATTGACGCATCATGATGGCTCAGTTGGCGAACGTATTTCTCAAATGTACGCCTATGCATTCGGAAATATGCCTGCAGACAAACACAAGGAAATCCTTGAGCGATCTTACCGAAAATTCCATTCCTCTTTCATTGAAGGAAGGTCCGATGCCCAAGCCTTCATACAAGTCGGGGACTCAACTCCTAGGTCCGACCACCATCTTATAGAGCTTGCTTCCTATACCATGGTTGCCAATCAGATAATGAATCTCGATTCCTTTATCACTAAGTACTAG